The nucleotide sequence ACCTCTTTTTTGAAACTCAACCGTATAAATGGCTGCAAACAGTAATTGACAACATGTGCATTAGTGAGATTAAAAAAAGATTACATATAAGAAACATATGAGTTTTGTCAATTTTAATTAGACATGTAAAATAGGTCAGACATACCTGAAACTGTTTTACCGAGTATATGTTTCTTGGTTAGATCCTCCATCAACTTATCGAGCTTAATTTTGAATAGCCTACAACATAGCTCAGGTCTGTCCTCGGCTCTTAAGTTGAATTTatgtaaataccttgaaagctCCGGCCATTTTGGATTACAAGTGAATGTAATAAATAGATCCGGATATCCAAAGTATTTGCATATAGACATTGCATCCAAGTACATTTGATGCATATACCTTGGTCCGCCAGTGAAGGATGAGGGGATGATAATACGGTTGCCTTCAATAGAAACAGTAGAATTCCCATTATTCGCAGCATCCACGAATTTACTAAACTTCACAGTCCTCAGATTTGACTGGTTCTTGCGAATGTACCGGAGACGATGAGCTTCAATCATTGTGTAAGCATCCACCAAGAATTGTTGTAGTAAACGTCTAGAGAGAAGTAGGACCTGAGAACCAGTGTTACGAACTTGAATTCGATAGGAAAAATACTCCCTCATACTGATATTCGGTTTCTTCTTTTGGTTGATGCCTGTAAAACCATTTTTGATGCCCAACCGGAATCCATCTTCTCCATATGGAAAAAGCAGAGGATATTGTAATGGGAGGTAGCATGGATGCAGCTCGTTGATCCTCTTTAATTTACCATTATTCTTTTCCAGAATGATATCTCTCTTGTCCATGTTTTCCTGAAAATCTCCAACTACCAGAGCCGCAACTTCAGATGAAGTTGGTAGATTGTAAACACGACCATCTTTAAGTCGAGTGTTAATCAAGACTAATGATAACTCTTCTGAGGCGTCTTCGTCATTAAATCTGTCTTTAACATTCCTGAAGGTTTTCACATGCACATTAGATATCCTTAACATCTCCATTATACCCTCAACCAATTCCTctcgaattttattttttcctgaATTCCCACTGCCATCATAAGAAGTATTTTTCCATAAGGTTAATAAAAACTGAAGAGTGATATATATTGATGTTTCTAGATaacacaactaaaaataaatacctTAATGCAGAGAGACGGTTCTGGACTTCATTCTCAGTATCATGAATATAAAGCTGGGAAAACTTCGCAGGGTCCATTCCTTTAGGCTTCACGCTGCCAATCATATGATAATTCTCTCCATGAAGTTTAAACACTCTAGGACCTTGACCCTCATTCACAGAGTTATCAATCTTACCACCCAGAGATGTAAAAGAAAACATCATATTTATGGGTCGTATATTATCACGAAAATGCTTACTGATACTGTCATCCTTGGTTAGAAGATCCATAAGATATGATGGTGGTTCCTTAAGAGTAGGTAGCTTGATTTTCCCTCTCAAACAACACATGGTGAAAACCGGAATTTTAGGATTCCTCGACTTACTAACTCTCTCATTGTACCAAAATAAAGCTCCACATTTAGGACATTCATATGTCATATCTCCATCATCCTTGTAGTCTGAAAATTTTCCCAAGAGAAAAACTTGTCAAATTTGAATTGTATTGTTACCAAATAGTTTTAATACAACATGTCTACGGATTTCTCCACGGCTGACTCAACTTACCTTCCtcttttttattaataactgcGGTCAAGGGTTGCTGTTTTTGACATTGGTTTTGTAAACCACCAAATATCTTTGTTAAGGACTCATACACCAGTGTAGTGTATTGATAACGTCTTAATGATTCAGTTCGATCATCTACATCATCTTCAGAGTCAGATTGAAACACAGCACCTTCATTGCTTGAACAATCCCAAATATCATCACCACTTTCTGTCATTTGGCAATTATTGGTCATGGGAAAAGTCAAATAAGGCTAGAAATTTTTacctttattatttcttttttataaaaatacttcAATAGTAAACAACTTGGTTTGACATGTTACCTGAGGAATCGGAATCTATCGGCTCATCAGTATTTTCTGCTACTGGCACGTAAATACCTGAATGATTGACCTCCCCTTCATTGAAGTTCGAATCACTCGTATCATCACCACAATCTGAAGCCAAATTATAGCCATAAAATGTATATCACCAAGTATTAAACGTGTTTTGTTCCTTTGAAATTGTAAATCACTTTGAGCTGTATGTAGTACTTCTATATAAACTAAACcgatatttgatatatttacaAAACCGTTTACCTGAAGAATCCGAGTCTATCGAGATGGGCATATCAGGCGCACCTGGAATCATCTTCTTTTTAGTATGACCATGAGTAGTAGAAGAGGTAATGCCTGATACCGTTGACATAGGAGTAGACCTAGATCGTGGAGCAACTTTCTTTGGTGTTTGTTGCGAGCCAAAGTTAATTTTAGCATTGCTTTGGCCAGGAGTCTGACTTCTATCACACTGGTTAGGAAACTTCTTCGTTATCCTATAAGGTGTTGACTCAGGTGTTGAATCCTTTCCAATTGCCACTTCCAAATTCATAATTATATAAGTGTTAGTATTGTAATTTTCCATAGACAGTGAAAACTCGAGTATAACGTAAATAACCTTGGCTTTGTTGTGTTGGGTTGAAAACAGAACTGGATGCTGTTCCTATGATTTGACATCCTGATTGGTTGGAAACtctttgaaacatcattgaaTTTTCATCTGTATTATATAAGTGTTAGTATTGAATCTAATATAGACATTGAAAACTCAAGTAGTTTGTAAACTACCTTGGGTTTGTTGTGTGTGGGAACTTTCTCCGCTGAGCTTAGGACACTTGTTTCTCATACGAAATGATGTCTTCGGGACTGAACTCAATCGAATGTCAACTTGCATAGAACAATAGGACAATAAGCAGGCATGGACAATTAGCAACATAA is from Brassica napus cultivar Da-Ae chromosome A4, Da-Ae, whole genome shotgun sequence and encodes:
- the LOC125608245 gene encoding uncharacterized protein LOC125608245, producing the protein MEESKMNVNTVIPVCNTQGAILADITNVVANDAKNARTERRLRLQQKRKFPFADDTPTVNPMVGQSDSTVQVFVKPIGIEPKRIGINTGKPSQVAIGKDSTPESTPYRITKKFPNQCDRSQTPGQSNAKINFGSQQTPKKVAPRSRSTPMSTVSGITSSTTHGHTKKKMIPGAPDMPISIDSDSSDCGDDTSDSNFNEGEVNHSGIYVPVAENTDEPIDSDSSESGDDIWDCSSNEGAVFQSDSEDDVDDRTESLRRYQYTTLVYESLTKIFGGLQNQCQKQQPLTAVINKKEEDYKDDGDMTYECPKCGALFWYNERVSKSRNPKIPVFTMCCLRGKIKLPTLKEPPSYLMDLLTKDDSISKHFRDNIRPINMMFSFTSLGGKIDNSVNEGQGPRVFKLHGENYHMIGSVKPKGMDPAKFSQLYIHDTENEVQNRLSALRNVKDRFNDEDASEELSLVLINTRLKDGRVYNLPTSSEVAALVVGDFQENMDKRDIILEKNNGKLKRINELHPCYLPLQYPLLFPYGEDGFRLGIKNGFTGINQKKKPNISMREYFSYRIQVRNTGSQVLLLSRRLLQQFLVDAYTMIEAHRLRYIRKNQSNLRTVKFSKFVDAANNGNSTVSIEGNRIIIPSSFTGGPRYMHQMYLDAMSICKYFGYPDLFITFTCNPKWPELSRYLHKFNLRAEDRPELCCRLFKIKLDKLMEDLTKKHILGKTVSAIYTVEFQKRGLPHAHILLFMDSQHKLPNAEDIDRIISAEIPDRFEEPKLYEVVKDMMIHGPCGVVNRGSPCMKDGKCSKFFPRRHVEKTTVDAQGYPVYQRRDNGNFIEKKGIQCDNRFVVPYNKKLLLGYNAHINVEWCNQSRSIKYLFKYINKGQDRVTGTVTAKKNFETSGAETNQIPAPPNGVDITGAIAVEPEVDEIKKYFDARYISACESTWRIFGFPTQYRSTPVEKLTFHLEGEQPVIYKDGDTVESVLGRVHLSKTMFLAWFDCCEIYPEAREITYPELPTRFVYDAKLKVWNPRKRGFAIGRLESVSPLSGQRYYLRVLLNKVKGPRCYDDIKTVKGIVQPSFEEACYELGLLDDDKEYIEGLKECAFWASGAFVRNLYANMLVSGSLSFPKLVWDSTFDILSEDVLYLERKKRRNPGIFLLYVFEV